A window of Asterias rubens unplaced genomic scaffold, eAstRub1.3, whole genome shotgun sequence contains these coding sequences:
- the LOC117305890 gene encoding protein ERGIC-53-like, with amino-acid sequence MAAYHMKCLLLLLSTISICLAQQPKRRFEYKHSFKGPHLMQQDGTVPFWKYGGSAFASDDQVRITPSMRSKRGFIWNRYVIPFDHWEVEFYFKVTGRGRVGADGLAFWYTDKIGEEGNVFGSQDKWNGLGVFFDSFDNDNLRNNPYVMAMVNDGTLPYQHSTDGMNQQLGGCLRDFRNKPYPVRAKIEYYKKTLTIYIHNGWTNIDSNYELCLRREDVTLPKRGLFGLTAATGGLADDHDVIKFLVHSLTPPNEEESGKDQFISQDEEERFKKEWDDYYEKLQQQKQEFKEKHPERVKEEVGEDKFFEDTETRELRQIYEVQSVISKAIGELNKKLDEIVGRQERTLSAISAVQSSNRGGGGPPSGTGGQQQQPVIQAASEIKRHEVDTILNTQQELQRSIRDVRTVIGDVQMKTSSIQGKVDSKPSPQGNAGSNQLLTHELQDKLKTLSGDVGKLLQKSSMPLQCPEQEMPSCLTPAYFFLLLVLQGGIFFLYAMYRSKQDAAAKKFY; translated from the exons ATGGCGGCTTACCATATGAAATGTCTTCTGCTTTTGCTCTCCACAATTTCCATTTGTCTTGCCCAACAGCCGAAAAGGCGATTTGAAtataaacacagttttaaaGGACCACATCTAATGCAGCAAGACGGCACTGTGCCTTTTTGGAAATACGGAGGGA GTGCGttcgcatccgatgatcaagtGAGGATTACACCGTCCATGCGAAGCAAAAGAG GTTTTATTTGGAACAGATACGTTATTCCGTTTGATCATTGGGAAGTAGAGTTTTACTTCAAGGTGACGGGCAGAGGAAGAGTTGGAGCTGATGGACTG GCCTTCTGGTACACCGACAAGATCGGAGAGGAGGGCAACGTCTTCGGGAGCCAAGACAAATGGAACGGTCTGGGGGTGTTCTTCGACTCCTTTGACAATGACAACTTGCGCAATAACCCTTACGTCATGGCCATGGTAAATGACGGCACCTTACCGTACCAACACAGTACAGACGGGATGAACCAGCAGCTCGGGGGATGCTTGAGGGACTTCAGGAATAAGCCGTACCCGGTCAGGGCTAAGATTGAGTACTACAAGAAGACGCTAACG ATATACATTCACAATGGGTGGACCAACATAGACTCCAACTATGAGTTGTGTTTAAGGAGAGAAGATGTCACTCTACCCAAACGTGGCCTCTTTGGATTAACGGCCGCAACAGGTGGACTGGCAG atgACCATGATGTGATCAAATTCTTGGTGCACAGTTTAACCCCACCAAATGAGGAAGAG TCTGGAAAAGATCAATTCATATCTCAGGATGAAGAAGAACGCTTCAAGAAAGAGTGGGATGATTATTATGAAAAATTACAGCAGCAAAAGCAAGA attcaaagaaaaacatccaGAAAGAGTAAAAGAAGAAGTGGGAGAAGATAAATTT TTTGAAGATACAGAAACCAGGGAGCTAAGGCAGATCTACGAGGTGCAATCTGTAATTAGTAAAGCAATAGG TGAGTTAAATAAGAAGCTTGACGAGATCGTCGGACGGCAAGAGAGAACCCTGTCGGCCATCTCGGCCGTCCAGTCCTCCAATCGAGGCGGGGGAGGGCCGCCCAGCGGTACCGGGGGCCAGCAGCAGCAGCCTGTGATCCAGGCAGCCTCGGAGATCAAGAGACACGAGGTCGATACGATATTAAACACACAGCAGGAACTACAGAGGTCTATAAGAGATGTCAG AACTGTCATAGGGGATGTTCAGATGAAGACGTCTTCAATACAAGGCAAAGTGGACAGTAAGCCATCACCACAGGGTAACGCGGGCAGCAATCAGCTACTTACACATGAGCTACAGGATAAACTCAAAACACTCAGCGGTGATGTTGGAAAACTACTACAAAAATCTAGT ATGCCGTTGCAATGTCCAGAACAAGAAATGCCAAGCTGTTTAACACCGGCctatttctttttattattgGTGCTACAAGGTGGTATCTTCTTTCTCTATGCAAtgtacag GAGTAAACAGGACGCTGCTGCCAAGAAGTTCTATTAG